A portion of the Saccharomyces paradoxus chromosome XV, complete sequence genome contains these proteins:
- the ISU2 gene encoding putative iron-binding protein ISU2 (Protein required for synthesis of iron-sulfur proteins~similar to YOR226C), protein MFARLANPAHLKPLMGSHITRATRRLYHPKVIDHYTNPRNVGSMDKSLDNVGTGIVGAPACGDVIKLQIQVNDKSGIIENVKFKTFGCGSAIASSSYMTELVRGMSLDEAIKIKNTEIAKELSLPPVKLHCSMLAEDAIKAAIKDYKTKRNPSVLH, encoded by the coding sequence ATGTTCGCCAGACTCGCCAATCCCGCCCACTTAAAGCCTCTCATGGGCTCCCACATAACAAGAGCTACTAGAAGACTTTACCATCCTAAGGTAATTGACCACTACACAAACCCAAGGAACGTTGGATCCATGGACAAGTCCTTAGATAACGTCGGCACGGGAATTGTGGGCGCTCCCGCGTGTGGGGACGTGATAAAGCTACAAATACAGGTAAATGATAAGTCGGGCATTATCGAGAACGTTAAGTTCAAGACCTTCGGGTGTGGGTCTGCCATCGCTTCCTCCTCCTACATGACGGAGCTAGTACGCGGAATGTCACTTGACGAGGccatcaaaatcaaaaacacAGAAATTGCGAAGGAGCTAAGTCTTCCTCCAGTAAAACTGCATTGCTCCATGCTTGCAGAAGACGCCATCAAGGCGGCAATCAAAGACTACAAAACAAAGAGGAACCCCTCGGTTTTGCATTGA
- the WTM1 gene encoding transcriptional modulator (Transcriptional modulator~similar to YOR230W), translating to MPKKVWKSTTPSTYEHISSLRPKFVSRVDNVLHQRKALTFSNVVVPDKENNTLTSSVIYSQGSDIYEIDFAVPLQEASSEPVKDYGDAFEATENTSLSPKFVYQGETVSKMAYLDKTGETTLLSMSKNGSLAWFKEGIKVPIHIVQELMGPATSYASIHSLTRPGDLPEKDFSLAISDFGISNDTETIVKSQSNGDEEDSILKIIDNAGKPGEILRTVHVPGTTVTHTVRFFDNHIFASCSDDNILRFWDTRTSDKPLWVLGEPKNGKLTSFDCSQVSNNLFVTGFSTGIIKLWDARAAEAATTDLTYRQNGEDPIQNEIANFYHAGGDSVVDVQFSATSSSEFLTVGGTGNIYHWNTDYSLSKYNPEDTIAPPQDATEESQTKSLRFLHKGGSRRSPKQIGRRNTTAWHPVIENLVGTVDDDSLVSIYKPYTEESE from the coding sequence atgccaaaaaaagtCTGGAAATCAACTACGCCTTCCACTTATGAACATATCTCCAGCTTGAGACCAAAATTTGTTTCTCGTGTAGACAATGTTCTTCACCAGAGAAAGGCCTTGACGTTCAGCAACGTTGTTGTTCCGGATAAAGAGAACAATACTCTAACCTCCAGCGTTATATACTCTCAAGGTAGTGATATCTACGAAATTGACTTCGCTGTACCATTACAAGAGGCCTCTTCAGAACCAGTGAAAGACTATGGAGACGCCTTTGAAGCTACTGAAAACACCTCACTGAGCCCAAAATTCGTATATCAAGGTGAAACTGTCTCTAAAATGGCTTACTTGGACAAGACTGGGGAAACTACATTATTATCCATGTCTAAGAACGGGTCATTGGCCTGGTTCAAAGAGGGTATAAAGGTCCCTATTCACATCGTACAAGAATTGATGGGTCCAGCTACCAGCTATGCCAGCATCCATTCTTTAACCAGACCTGGTGATCTACCTGAAAAGGATTTCTCATTGGCCATCTCTGACTTTGGTATTTCCAATGATACCGAAACCATTGTGAAATCCCAGAGTAAtggtgatgaagaagacagtattttgaaaataatcGACAATGCTGGTAAACCAGGTGAGATTCTACGTACCGTTCATGTCCCAGGTACCACAGTGACTCACACCGTAAGATTTTTCGATAACCATATCTTCGCATCTTGTTCAGATGACAATATCCTAAGGTTCTGGGACACTAGAACTTCAGACAAGCCTTTATGGGTGCTGGGAGAGCCAAAGAATGGAAAATTGACGTCGTTCGATTGCTCTCAGGTTTCCAACAACTTGTTTGTTACCGGTTTCAGCACAGGTATCATCAAGTTATGGGATGCCAGAGCAGCTGAAGCTGCCACCACTGATTTGACTTATAGACAAAATGGTGAAGATCcaattcaaaatgaaatcgCTAACTTCTATCATGCCGGTGGGGATTCTGTTGTTGACGTCCAATTCTCTGCCACTTCAAGCTCTGAATTCCTAACTGTTGGTGGTACCGGTAATATTTACCATTGGAACACTGACTATTCTTTGTCAAAGTACAATCCCGAAGACACCATTGCTCCTCCTCAAGATGCCACTGAAGAATCCCAAACAAAATCGTTAAGATTCTTGCACAAGGGTGGAAGCAGAAGGTCTCCAAAGCAGAtaggaagaagaaacacCACCGCTTGGCATCCAGTTATTGAAAACTTGGTTGGTACTGTCGATGACGATAGCTTAGTCAGCATCTACAAGCCTTACACCGAGGAAAGCGAATAG
- the HER1 gene encoding Her1p (similar to YOR227W), protein MSSKLKYTDIDVPLDWLYKGKRRNKTKSVSSARTSEATSTSVKKTVSSPSTPAVSANTTASSHRPLNEQNVNSELSNSKPAVSAGKVLQQGQVPARRARSHSVSYGILQKKNNDDTIDSPKISRIRTAQDQPVKETKSSTVAEPIVSKKGRSRSSSISASLNERSKKSLFGSLFGRRPSTTPSPVVERPLSSQTDPKRSTELPPIDTKQSKISTPTSTPTTASSKPSSSGGNKHFDGSLTSKLLSIPHNILDTSSANSNAHHHHQSHHSNIHEQDSPPSESPDLLPILEKETTQKQLQKLSKVNLKRVTIAVQEFNSDPPQQLPSRKPKRGDVLIPEDMISAPPLISLGITNSSDQTSFHSNNSPSYSKDSKEYKVALENFKKAAKEAEKHQKDAYYVAERMAQEVANYKARQLKTSPLVVAGNSAADSMTDQESSSMDARASKLHIDKPINAGAHPFETRQNDNIKYSPHVEQTLDVAYTRCCHLREILPIPSTLRQVKGKTAPLQTLKFLNPKPTLVDILSFCDFIAITPIHNIIFDNVCLTHDMFKIVICSLVTSPVVEKLGLRNVVINEQSWKLLCKFLLQNKTLIKLDISQTKARTDLNDSNYRDQMDWELFCEVLRNKEGKPLEELLLNGLRFDKMSFNHFKNILLTFAQKNPKNSIRLGMANVEFSTQCFDFLFDWMSEYNVQGVDLAYNNLESLVKRMIKKLARLPYKHLEYFTLNSTNITSVDDMSCVLKYLSRLPSIKFLDLSNLPQLFPGILTSGYKYLPQFSQLKRIHFDFNDLSVKETTMLVSILAKCETLSHVSLIGQSPMPDANKISASTDEPDKMRAEKKEQITFMRNTLWASLYAFVRDSHNLVSLDVDYDQVPDEIQSRIALCLMHNMKRIMDSSFKLDELTVQDDLIFDGSLITETAEEVLKRLNDKSLLQNDVGKKYLLKKYFEKMEKVHHNVQHTIDSMFEKRKSGELPLQEKENLLRLLLLEKNLSNILDIFASMPNIADVVPFSKADNSFPNIGDSSVGTNYNDGIRPSLKHLDSDRLINDASIPENDSSIRPHLMATDSGRIIDVTTGKALLFKSSSNTSLAGKRQEEEEGELHKWGVFVQHQSSRHNSGFPSSASSSRISSPSTPNGSIADGKKRESAQTSGSRPKILPKIPTGTELRDAIIKAKGIDSVDDLIKNVTSEKVGLESLYGDELNPRSPSNDSLQESQQKAPFQRPLIEDETVTKKYDKLLNDLSNVRHSKT, encoded by the coding sequence ATGAGCTCCAAATTGAAGTACACTGATATAGATGTGCCATTGGACTGGTTGTATAAGGGAAAACgaagaaataaaactaAAAGTGTGAGTTCTGCGCGCACTTCAGAGGCTACCTCCACCTCTGTCAAGAAAACTGTTTCTTCGCCGTCAACCCCGGCTGTTTCTGCCAACACTACAGCTTCTTCTCATAGGCCCCTGAATGAACAGAATGTAAATAGCGAATTATCCAACTCTAAACCAGCAGTATCCGCTGGTAAGGTCTTACAGCAAGGACAAGTGCCCGCTAGAAGGGCACGCTCTCACTCAGTATCTTACGGTATActccagaagaagaataacgATGACACCATAGATTCTCCGAAAATATCTCGAATCAGAACAGCGCAGGACCAACCTGTTAAGGAGACCAAAAGCAGCACCGTTGCAGAACCCATTGTTTCGAAAAAGGGGAGAAGccgttcttcttctatatCAGCTTCTTTAAATGAACGATCTAAGAAATCTTTGTTTGGTTCTTTGTTTGGGAGAAGGCCCTCCACTACTCCCTCGCCCGTTGTTGAAAGACCTCTATCTTCTCAAACTGACCCTAAAAGGAGCACAGAACTCCCCCCTATAGATACTAAACAATCAAAGATCTCTACCCCAACTAGTACACCCACCACTGCATCTTCGAAACCTAGTAGTTCTGGTGGAAATAAACACTTTGATGGGTCTCTTACTTCAAAACTTCTAAGTATCCCTCATAATATCTTAGATACCTCTTCTGCAAATTCTAACGCCCACCATCACCATCAGTCACATCATAGTAATATTCATGAACAGGACTCGCCACCATCTGAATCTCCGGACTTACTTCCTATTCTAGAAAAAGAGACTACGCAAAAACAATTACAGAAACTATCAAAGGTAAATCTGAAGAGGGTTACAATTGCAGTCCAAGAATTTAACTCGGATCCCCCACAGCAGCTTCCTTCTAGAAAGCCTAAAAGAGGTGATGTCCTCATACCAGAAGATATGATTAGTGCCCCCCCTCTGATCTCCCTAGGAATTACAAACAGTAGCGATCAAACCAGTTTTCATTCCAATAACTCTCCCTCATATTCTAAAGATTCTAAAGAATATAAAGTGGCtttagaaaatttcaagaaagcAGCTAAAGAAGCCgaaaaacatcaaaagGATGCATATTACGTTGCAGAGCGTATGGCTCAAGAAGTGGCAAACTACAAGGCCAGGCAATTGAAGACGTCACCGTTGGTGGTGGCTGGTAATTCAGCAGCAGATTCAATGACGGATCAAGAGTCCTCTTCCATGGATGCTAGAGCTTCTAAGCTCCACATCGATAAACCGATCAATGCAGGCGCACATCCTTTCGAAACACGTCAGAATGACAATATTAAATACTCTCCTCATGTTGAGCAAACTTTGGACGTAGCTTACACTAGATGCTGTCATTTAAGAGAGATTCTACCAATACCGTCCACTTTAAGGCAAGTCAAGGGTAAAACTGCGCCTTTGCAAaccttgaaatttttgaatccaAAACCAACGTTAGTGGacattttatcattttgtGATTTTATTGCCATAACTCCAATTCATAATATCATTTTCGATAATGTATGTTTAACCCATGATATGTTCAAGATTGTCATTTGTTCTTTAGTAACCTCTCCAGTGGTGGAAAAATTAGGTTTAAGAAATGTTGTGATAAATGAACAAAGTTGGAAACTACtttgtaaatttttactacaaaataaaacattGATTAAGTTGGATATTTCTCAAACTAAAGCAAGGACAGATTTAAATGATTCTAACTACAGAGACCAAATGGACTGGGAATTATTTTGCGAAGTTCttagaaataaagaaggtaaacctttggaagaattgcTTTTGAATGGGTTAAGGTTTGACAAAATGTCATTCaatcatttcaaaaatatccTACTTACATTTGCTCAAAAGAACCCTAAAAATTCTATTCGTCTCGGGATGGCTAATGTGGAATTCTCAACTCAgtgttttgattttctctttgattGGATGTCTGAATATAATGTCCAGGGTGTGGATTTGGCCTATAATAATTTGGAAAGTTTGGTGAAACGAATGATCAAGAAACTGGCTAGACTTCCTTATAAGCATTTGGAATATTTCACTCTTAATAGCACTAATATTACCTCTGTTGATGATATGTCCTGCGTACTGAAATATCTTTCAAGATTGCCCAGcataaaatttcttgatttgAGCAACTTGCCTCAGTTATTTCCGGGGATTTTAACATCCGGCTATAAGTATCTTCCTCAATTTTCACAGCTGAAACGTAttcattttgattttaatgATCTTTCTGTAAAGGAAACAACAATGCTTGTCAGCATATTAGCCAAGTGTGAAACCCTCTCTCATGTTTCATTGATAGGACAAAGTCCTATGCCCGACGCAAATAAAATATCAGCCAGTACCGATGAGCCCGATAAGATGAGggctgaaaagaaagaacaaatcaCATTCATGAGAAATACACTTTGGGCATCATTGTATGCGTTTGTTAGGGACTCCCACAATTTAGTTAGTTTGGACGTTGACTATGATCAAGTGCCAGACGAAATTCAATCAAGAATTGCCTTATGTCTAATGCATAATATGAAGAGAATCATGGACTCCAGCTTCAAACTAGATGAATTGACTGTACAAGATGATTTAATATTTGATGGTTCTTTAATAACCGAAACTGCAGAAGAAGTTCTAAAAAGATTGAATGACAAATCTTTGCTCCAAAATGATGTTGGGAAGAAATATCTTctaaagaaatattttgaaaaaatggaaaaggTACATCATAACGTTCAACATACAATTGATTCTATGTTTGAGAAGAGAAAATCTGGTGAACTGCCATTGcaggaaaaggaaaacctACTGAGATTACTACTCCTTgagaaaaatttatcaaatattcttgatatttttgcttCTATGCCCAATATAGCAGACGTCGTACCATTTTCGAAAGCCGATAATAGTTTCCCCAATATTGGGGATAGCTCGGTTGGGACAAACTATAACGATGGTATTCGTCCGTCCCTGAAACATTTAGATTCGGACAGGTTAATTAACGATGCTTCAATACCTGAAAACGATTCATCAATTAGACCACACTTGATGGCCACTGATTCAGGACGTATCATCGATGTAACCACCGGTAAagctcttcttttcaaaagttcgTCTAACACCTCACTGGCTGGCAAAAGacaggaagaagaggaaggtGAGTTACATAAATGGGGTGTGTTCGTTCAGCACCAAAGTTCAAGACATAATTCTGGGTTTCCTTCATCCGCCAGTTCCTCCAGAATTAGCAGCCCATCAACACCAAATGGTAGTATCGCTGATGGAAAGAAGAGGGAGTCGGCTCAAACATCCGGTTCAAGGCCAAAAATCTTACCAAAGATACCTACTGGTACCGAGCTAAGGGATGCCATTATCAAAGCCAAGGGTATCGATTCTGTTGATGATCTGATCAAGAACGTTACTTCTGAAAAGGTTGGCTTGGAATCATTATATGGAGACGAATTGAACCCTAGAAGCCCAAGCAATGATAGTTTACAGGAGTCACAGCAAAAGGCGCCTTTTCAAAGGCCActtattgaagatgaaacagtgacaaaaaaatatgacaAACTATTGAATGATTTGTCTAATGTTCGTCATAGTAAAACCTAA
- the WTM2 gene encoding transcriptional modulator (Transcriptional modulator~similar to YOR229W) has protein sequence MVKSKPNQGASGARRKPAPSLYQHISSFKPHFSTRVDDVLHFSKTVTWRSEIIPDKSKGTLTTSLLYSQGSDIYEIDTTLPLKTFYDDDDDNDDDKSNVKTKSTAAPNPEYGDAFHDVEGKPLRPKWIYQGETVSKMQYLESSDDSTAIAMSKNGSLAWFRDDIKVPVHIVQEMMGPATRYSSIHSLTRPGSLAVSDFDVSTNMDTVVKSQSNGYEEDSILKIIDNSDRPGDILRTVHVPGTTVAHSVRFFNNHLFASCSDDNILRFWDTRTADKPLYTLSEPQNGRLTSFDSSQVTENLFVTGFSTGVIKLWDARAVQLATTDLTHRQNGEEPIQNEIAKLFHSGGDSVVDILFSQTSATEFVTVGGTGNVYHWDMEYSFSRNDDDNEDEVQVAAPEELQGQCLKFFHTGGTRRSSNQFGKRNTVALHPVINDFVGTVDSDSLVTAYKPFLASDFIGRGYDN, from the coding sequence aTGGTGAAGAGCAAACCCAACCAGGGTGCGAGTGGAGCACGCCGTAAACCCGCACCTTCTTTATACCAACACATTTCTAGCTTTAAACCGCACTTCAGCACGCGAGTCGACGACGTCCTGCATTTTAGCAAGACAGTGACATGGAGGAGTGAGATTATTCCCGACAAATCCAAGGGCACTCTGACTACTAGTCTTTTATACTCTCAAGGTAGCGATATTTACGAAATAGACACCACTTTACCATTAAAGACATTCTACGATGACGACGACGACAATGACGACGACAAAAGTAATGTCAAGACCAAATCTACAGCTGCCCCAAATCCTGAATATGGTGATGCTTTCCATGATGTTGAGGGAAAACCATTGCGTCCAAAGTGGATTTACCAGGGTGAAACAGTTTCAAAGATGCAATACTTGGAAAGCTCGGACGATAGCACAGCAATCGCAATGTCCAAGAATGGTTCTTTGGCGTGGTTCAGGGATGACATCAAGGTTCCCGTTCATATCGTACAGGAAATGATGGGTCCTGCCACCAGATATTCCAGCATTCACTCGCTAACCAGGCCAGGTTCATTGGCAGTGTCTGATTTTGATGTGTCGACAAATATGGACACGGTGGTAAAATCACAAAGCAATGGCTACGAAGAAGACAGCATCTTGAAAATCATTGACAACTCCGATAGACCGGGAGATATCTTACGTACAGTGCACGTCCCAGGGACCACCGTGGCCCATTCAGTTAGATTCTTTAACAACCATTTATTTGCATCTTGTTCAGATGACAACATTTTAAGGTTCTGGGATACAAGAACAGCAGACAAACCGCTTTACACACTAAGTGAGCCGCAAAATGGACGACTAACCTCCTTCGATTCCTCTCAAGTTACTGAAAACCTATTTGTCACCGGCTTCAGCACGGGTGTCATCAAGCTATGGGATGCGCGTGCTGTGCAGCTGGCCACTACTGACCTCACGCACAGGCAGAACGGAGAGGAGCCGATCCAAAACGAGATAGCCAAGTTGTTCCATTCAGGCGGCGATTCCGTGGTCGATATCCTGTTCTCACAGACCTCCGCAACAGAATTCGTTACCGTTGGGGGGACGGGTAATGTCTACCACTGGGACATGGAGTACTCTTTCTCAAGAAATGATGACGAcaacgaagatgaagtcCAAGTGGCTGCTCCAGAGGAACTTCAGGGTCAATGTTTAAAGTTTTTCCATACAGGCGGTACAAGAAGATCGAGCAACCAATTCGGCAAAAGGAATACCGTGGCGCTACACCCCGTAATCAATGATTTTGTCGGTACTGTCGATTCAGATAGTCTTGTTACTGCTTACAAACCATTTCTCGCCAGTGACTTTATTGGCAGAGGTTACGacaattaa
- the MCP1 gene encoding Mcp1p (similar to YOR228C) codes for MIKLHEVPPEPIEPTSLPHDNGTNTPKGDGSPNGRKKIFGIPYPVSKSTCRRFLWNCQKISVLPMALYFPLHAANTLITPAISPDSAPDDVLMMVREILPSITTKLLVAGITLHVSAGVLLRIVNNWNKPSRNKHRHLEISAKQDLSQDTIGLTGGISGYLFGLYRTFRIPPQVISGYILVPVLIYHLLIMKWVPNSISTEVDFASIKQLLSNKNRWWKWLGGLVPLAILLESSVYHIGSGLCRYFGVNKMTARKKWSTAINLLTLVGFISLVRLMREDSTKLGPNQFEGIFKRIRLLLHIR; via the coding sequence ATGATAAAGCTGCATGAAGTGCCTCCAGAACCAATAGAACCCACTAGCCTCCCTCATGATAATGGTACAAATACCCCCAAAGGAGATGGTAGTCCTAatggaaggaaaaaaatatttggtaTTCCGTACCCAGTTTCCAAGAGCACATGTCGGAGATTCCTTTGGAACtgtcaaaaaatttcagttCTACCCATGGCACTGTATTTCCCACTACACGCAGCAAACACTTTGATCACGCCGGCGATATCACCTGATTCAGCTCCTGACGACGTTCTTATGATGGTAAGAGAGATTTTACCGTCCATAACTACCAAACTGTTAGTTGCAGGTATTACTCTTCATGTTTCCGCAGGTGTCTTGCTCCGTATCGTGAACAACTGGAATAAGCCATCAAGGAATAAACATCGTCATTTAGAAATATCCGCAAAACAAGACTTATCCCAGGATACGATAGGTTTAACTGGTGGAATTTCTGGGTATTTATTCGGATTATATAGGACCTTCCGCATTCCTCCACAAGTAATTAGTGGATATATCCTTGTTCCCGTTCTGATATACCATTTATTAATTATGAAATGGGTACCAAATTCTATCTCTACTGAGGTGGATTTCGCCTCTATAAAGCAATTACTATCTAACAAGAACAGGTGGTGGAAGTGGCTTGGAGGTCTGGTGCCATTAGCCATTCTCCTCGAGTCAAGTGTATATCATATAGGTTCGGGGCTCTGTCGTTATTTCGGTGTCAATAAAATGACCGCTAGGAAAAAATGGTCCACTGCTATCAACCTATTGACACTTGTTGGGTTCATTTCTTTAGTCAGATTGATGAGAGAGGATTCCACGAAACTAGGTCCTAATCAATTCGAAGgcattttcaaaaggatCCGATTGCTGTTGCACATAAGATAG